The genomic region GTTGTAATCATTGTTTTTGCAACAACTTATAGGATGTGGATTCCAATTCACTTAAGTGTATAATGTCATCCACTTTAGATTGGAGGTTGTGGGTTATGAGTAGTTTAGgtactatataaaaataaacaatgctATATAGGGGGAAAATTACTTACAATCTTCATGCAAGTATGAAAGGCCTTTAGCTGCTCCAAGTGCAATTTTAAGCCTAGTAGGCCAGTCCATGGTTGGGAGACCTTTCTCTGTAGCCAAACAATCAATGATAGTATAAATAGGGTTCTTATTATAATCATATTGGTCTAATTACACCCTcaatccttgtatttttttagatttttaaaatgtagTCCCCTTATTTTAATTCTAGGaatttaatccctttacttgtttgatttaaaaatgGAACAAGTAGAGAAACTAAATTCATggaatttaaagaaaaaggactaaatttcaaaagtttgaaGAGTATAAGGATTGAACGCATAATTAAACCAATCACATATTCCATATGCAGTAAGCAATGTTGCTGAAAACCAACAAGCTATCAATATTAGTAGTAGAATCATCCTTGTAAAGGTGAGAATATAAGTTCAAATCTTGATAAGTGTATTTAACACACCTAATTCAACATGGATTGATCTCAAATCTAATGTGAGGCCAGATACTCTGgtttacacaaaaaaaaaattgataaaaaaagtaCCATTATCCTATTACATACCATGAAGGTGGAATTGAAGAGTTTTGTTTGGAAGAAACTCATAGACCAACATCTTTTTATCCCCAGCAATGGAAAACCCAACAAGAGAAACGAGGTGTCGATGATGAATGCGACTAATGATCTCAACTTCGGCTTGGAATTCACGTTGGCCTTGCCCGCTACCTGATTTTAGGCTCTTGACAGCCACTTCTCTTCCATTAGGTAAGACCCCTTTGTGAACAAACCCAAACCCACCTTGACCCAACAAATTCTTCTGAGAGAACCCCTGAGTTGCAATGGCAAGCTCTTCATAGGTGAAAGAGCACTTGTTGATCCCTAATGGTGATTGATATTTGGGTGAAAAATATGGAGGTGCTTCCTCTCGTGGTGACCCTCCTTTACCTACAATCCCACTTGGACTCACTAGTATATTATCAGCATGCTCATTTGCTTTGTTCCCAATTCCTTTTTCAGCATCACCTATACATATCAATCAAAATGCATGGCAATTTTCAGAAGAAAAGATTGATcaaagacttttttttttaacattaatctcattataggtttttgTCATCTTCGCTCTTTTTATACAATTCCTAAAATTACCCATATCCcctccccaacccttaaataggaggataatgcatttcagcgcactcaaacccacgtcctcctgcGCTGGCAACAATACTGATGCCAACAACTTGAAGTACATGATTAAATTGTGCTTCCAATCCCtgtattctttcaattttttagatttaatcccactatttttaattagataaCTTAGTCTCATGTCGACTGAGTCCTAGCTCGGTTGGCACCATTGATGTTACAACAACTTTGAGGTTGTGTGTTCAAGCGCACTTAAGCACATAATATCCTCCAATTTTGTTAGTTTAGGGTTTGAAGGTCTATGGGTAATTTAGGAAAtgtatcaaaaaaaattaaaatatgctttAAGTCCATGTACTTTCgtacatttggaatttagtccacgTGCTTATATATCCAAGAATTTAGTCTTtctagttttcaaattttaaatttcaagttctGTCGTTAACATcgttaaaattctttttgttaaattcgCTAGTGTGaaattttggaataaaaaaaatacccgCTCAGTAGTTATCTAACAAAAAATTGACATTGTAATAAACTAGAATTTAACAAGagaattttaattgtgttaataattgagcatgaattttaaaatccaagaaGTAGAGAACTAAACTCgtgaaaatataaatagaagGACGAAATTCTAAATGTacaaaaagtacaaggacttgaaatatattttaacaaaaacaattaaaataacacatattcaaatttaactgaaGTTCATCAATAGTATAATCAATTAGACTTTAATTTTTAGATCAGAGGattaaagagactaaatttctaaaCTTAAAAGCAGaagaaccaaattttaaaaaattcaaaagagtATGGAAACTCgggaattaaatcaaaatatatttacctTTTTGCACATGCTTCTCCAAGTCTTCTTTCCTTTTAGTGCGCATCGCATTGAGGCACATTAAAATGAGACCAAGTAATAAACCAACACTAACTGGAACACCTATTATAATTGGCAATGTAGATGAAAATGGCATACTAGATGATTTTGGTGTGTTTTCAATTTGATTAGTGGATGAGTTTGATGTTGGTGGTGGGGATGAAAGTATTGGGGTGGAAGAAGGATTCGGTAAGCTATTTTCAAGTGGCGAATTTGCTGGCAGTGGTGGTGgcgatgatgatggtgatgataatGATGGTGGTGACAGTGGTGGTGGTGATGGTGTAGGGTTTGTTACGGTGGTATTATTTTGATTGTTTCCATTGTTATTCGATGAGGGTTTCCGTGAAGGCGATGTTGATGAtcttgttgatgatgatgagggTGATTTTGACGTCGATATTGTCGGTGATGTCCATGACGATGGCGATGAAGGTGACGAGGACAAGGTCGATGGTGGTGACGGTGATGTAGAAGGAGATGTCGGTGGCAGCAAAGCGGGTGTCGACGGTGGTGAAGAGGATGAAGTACTTGAATATGAAGGTGGTGAAGGTGAATTTGACTCTGCTGGGGGAGACGGTGGCGCCGAAGGTGGGTTTGGTGGCGAGGAAGCTGGAACTGGCGGTGGCGCCGTGGACTTATCCCCCGCTGGTGGAGGTGGTGATGAAACACGTGATGAAGGTGGAGAACCTTTTGGGGAAGAAGccatttggggtatttttctCAAAGGTTTCCTTGAAAAACCCCTTCTTCTATCCTCCTAACAATCCCTTTGGGTGACCTCTATAATGAAATATACAACAAATTAGACATAAAATACGATCTTTTACCAATAATCAACTATTTATTGtaatttgcattaaaaaaaatgacataCCATAAGACTAATTAGCCATGAAGAagaatacaaaaagaaaaaaaaaatggagctttaactcaacaaattaaaaaagaaaatggaaatagCATACTTGTAAGAGAAGATAAAAGAGACAATGGAACAAATTTGGGTaataatttccttttttgttttgtttttgtttggttAGGTAAGCTCTTCCTAAACCAtgagttttcctttttttctttatcatttcCTAAAATGGAGGGGGAACTCTTGGGGTTTCTAATTTTAGgatcaattttccttttttgtattttgttttaggAAACTTAACTTACTTGTTCAAGTTGTGtcttgaaaacaaaattataatttaaatagatGAATGACATTATTTGCAATAGTTAAAATCTTGGACCTTGAGTGTTTAGATTAGAGTCTCATAATGTGAAAAATTGTGTACAAATTAATTAGTTAGCGAGTTAAATTATGTTCAAAGTTTACTAAGAGTTCATGTACTATTAAGTAAAGTtcttttagtccctctattaaAATTACTTTAGATTAGTCcttgtatattaaaatttgttcaaATCATGATAGCGTTACaatttgttaataatttggACAAAATATAGCATACCCAACAAATTTATCTATTATCTAACCCATTAAAAAATCCAACCATCCCCCAAAAGCGTCCATATTACGTGGTTGGAAAAtacatagatttttttttgatggGGGGATGGTTGGGTTTTTATGGGTCGGGTGGATCGTATCAGTTGGATATGATATGTTTTATCTAAATTACCAGCAAATTGTAATGGTgtcatgatttaaataaaattctaatgtacaatgactaatttgttgCATTTTTCAGTAGATGGACTAGAATGAactttacataataatataggGACTCCAAGTAGATTTTGACCATTAAATTATTTGCTTCAGTGATTGTAATGACTAATTCTTATGGAAACTATTGATAAAGTAGTATGttagttatataattttatattgtttgcCTTTGTGTAGGATGTAAATGAGAAGGTTGTGTTTGCAAGATATTGAGTTTTGATTccctaaagaaaaaaaaaaattggtttcgaTCAATTTCGAGTCAAACTTGAGTAACTTTAACTATCGagtgaaattaatttgaatgttCTTAT from Gossypium raimondii isolate GPD5lz chromosome 1, ASM2569854v1, whole genome shotgun sequence harbors:
- the LOC105773038 gene encoding proline-rich receptor-like protein kinase PERK5 translates to MASSPKGSPPSSRVSSPPPPAGDKSTAPPPVPASSPPNPPSAPPSPPAESNSPSPPSYSSTSSSSPPSTPALLPPTSPSTSPSPPSTLSSSPSSPSSWTSPTISTSKSPSSSSTRSSTSPSRKPSSNNNGNNQNNTTVTNPTPSPPPLSPPSLSSPSSSPPPLPANSPLENSLPNPSSTPILSSPPPTSNSSTNQIENTPKSSSMPFSSTLPIIIGVPVSVGLLLGLILMCLNAMRTKRKEDLEKHVQKGDAEKGIGNKANEHADNILVSPSGIVGKGGSPREEAPPYFSPKYQSPLGINKCSFTYEELAIATQGFSQKNLLGQGGFGFVHKGVLPNGREVAVKSLKSGSGQGQREFQAEVEIISRIHHRHLVSLVGFSIAGDKKMLVYEFLPNKTLQFHLHEKGLPTMDWPTRLKIALGAAKGLSYLHEDCHPRIIHRDIKSANILLDFCFEAMVADFGLAKLTQDSNTHVSTRVMGTFGYLAPEYVSSGKLTNKSDVFSFGVVLLELITGRRPYNPTSNMDESLVDWARPLCARAIEDGKFGQLVDPRLGNNFVDHEMASMVSCASACVRHSARQRPKMRQIVCALEDGVPLDDLSETSKLDQSSTSNSKSDDTSNESSSYTLESKEYGSNNNDDTNHCHLNPSSFSSDSSETTSKARDDLK